The following proteins are co-located in the Spirosoma montaniterrae genome:
- a CDS encoding tetratricopeptide repeat-containing sensor histidine kinase, which produces MRFICTGILLLGWCLTSFGQTYPDLPALDFDRRSDAAYMDSLLTLGRSHQRLVDKLPRSRRNDTLRLEGLRFMISVFKQMRGPQRDSSYIYAKRLEERALAYRNTLFAVRGMMQQEYYLRTAQTDYVQALKINQRASALCVGLPRESSPRWQVQMNMGDLYALLKEYDNALTSYQTSLTLLSYNTSLTPKNRKLLASQALSQMGEVYEAQGRFEQARQQYEASRQIAFETNSQTNVAYANERLGDFFISRHQPEQAIRYFNEGLAVWTQLRDRAGQASVWARLAECYTLTNKPALAIEFGEKALAVARQSGYLRMRQMATQALYRAYRLANQPTQALAMYEEYVVLRDSLNNLRRVEELSLMQKKYDIGQVRAEADRERLVQQQQLIDLRRQAEIARLRAETEREQLAGETRMSQLQRRIETERLRADSERSRREQQANIDALNSDIERQYLTRAFLVAGLAMLLFFTIVYFRKSRLVSRQKREIESFNHDLESKVAARTAELEQANAQLRAKNKEIEDALLRGQTLERKRMAADLHDSLGGLLAAIKTSLSALNPARLSQREQLVYQNLLNMTKEAFAEVRYLSHNLQPDELEKHGLSQALERLVNKLNSTQKIVFRLENAELPRLDKTTEFNLYSICIELCSNILRHSEATEAYILFRRFGTELNMIVKDNGCGMNPADATGMGLRNIQSRMDQIHGRYEIHSEIGEGTTFIFILPVAVGNLVENSDY; this is translated from the coding sequence ATGCGATTCATTTGTACTGGAATATTATTGCTCGGCTGGTGTCTGACGAGCTTTGGGCAGACTTATCCAGATTTACCTGCTCTGGATTTTGATCGCCGGAGCGATGCAGCCTACATGGATAGTTTGCTGACACTGGGCCGTTCGCATCAGCGGCTTGTCGATAAGCTGCCGCGCTCGCGCCGGAACGATACCCTGCGGTTGGAGGGGCTGCGATTTATGATCTCGGTTTTCAAACAAATGCGTGGTCCGCAACGCGACAGCAGTTATATCTACGCTAAACGCCTGGAAGAACGGGCTTTGGCTTATCGTAATACGCTGTTTGCCGTGCGGGGTATGATGCAGCAGGAATATTACCTGCGTACCGCCCAGACCGATTATGTGCAGGCACTTAAAATTAATCAGCGGGCGTCGGCCCTGTGTGTGGGATTGCCGCGCGAAAGTTCACCGCGCTGGCAGGTGCAGATGAACATGGGCGATCTTTATGCATTGCTCAAAGAATACGATAACGCTCTGACAAGCTACCAAACGTCATTGACGCTGCTAAGCTACAATACATCACTTACCCCTAAAAATCGAAAATTATTAGCGTCGCAGGCACTCTCGCAAATGGGTGAAGTCTACGAAGCGCAGGGGCGTTTCGAGCAGGCCCGCCAGCAGTATGAAGCCAGCCGGCAAATTGCATTTGAAACCAATTCGCAAACCAACGTGGCGTATGCCAATGAGCGGCTGGGCGATTTTTTTATTAGCCGTCATCAGCCCGAGCAGGCCATTCGGTATTTCAATGAAGGGCTGGCCGTGTGGACACAACTGCGCGACCGGGCAGGGCAGGCTTCCGTATGGGCGCGGCTGGCCGAATGCTACACCCTGACCAACAAACCGGCACTGGCTATTGAATTTGGCGAGAAAGCACTGGCCGTGGCCCGGCAGTCGGGCTATTTACGGATGCGGCAAATGGCTACGCAGGCGTTGTACCGGGCCTATCGGCTGGCAAATCAGCCCACACAAGCGTTGGCAATGTATGAAGAGTACGTCGTGCTGCGCGATAGCCTGAACAATCTTCGGCGGGTAGAAGAACTCTCGCTTATGCAGAAGAAATATGACATCGGTCAGGTTAGGGCCGAGGCCGACCGGGAGCGGCTCGTTCAGCAGCAGCAATTGATCGACCTGCGCCGACAAGCCGAAATTGCACGGTTGCGGGCCGAAACCGAACGCGAGCAACTGGCTGGTGAAACCAGGATGAGCCAGCTTCAACGGCGGATTGAAACCGAACGCCTGCGGGCCGATTCGGAGCGGAGCCGACGCGAACAACAGGCGAACATCGACGCGCTGAACAGTGATATCGAACGGCAATACCTGACGCGGGCCTTTTTGGTGGCCGGGCTGGCAATGCTGCTTTTCTTCACGATTGTTTACTTCCGCAAAAGTCGGTTAGTGAGCCGACAGAAGCGGGAAATCGAGAGTTTCAACCATGATCTGGAAAGCAAGGTAGCCGCCCGGACCGCCGAACTCGAACAGGCGAATGCGCAACTACGGGCTAAAAACAAAGAAATTGAAGACGCTCTGCTGCGTGGGCAAACGCTCGAACGAAAACGCATGGCTGCCGATTTGCACGATAGCTTAGGGGGCTTACTGGCGGCTATCAAAACCAGTTTGTCGGCGTTGAACCCGGCCCGGCTATCGCAGCGGGAGCAGTTGGTGTATCAGAACCTGCTGAATATGACAAAAGAAGCCTTTGCCGAAGTCCGTTATCTGTCGCACAATCTGCAACCCGATGAGCTGGAAAAACATGGCTTGTCGCAGGCGCTGGAACGGTTGGTAAATAAACTGAATAGTACGCAGAAGATTGTTTTCCGGCTTGAAAATGCCGAGTTGCCGCGCCTGGATAAAACAACCGAATTTAATTTGTACTCAATCTGTATTGAACTCTGTAGCAATATTTTACGGCATTCCGAAGCCACTGAAGCCTACATATTGTTTCGGCGATTTGGTACGGAACTAAACATGATTGTGAAAGACAACGGCTGCGGCATGAATCCTGCCGACGCAACGGGTATGGGACTGCGTAACATTCAATCGCGAATGGATCAGATTCATGGCCGCTACGAAATTCACTCCGAAATAGGCGAGGGTACTACGTTTATTTTTATCCTGCCCGTTGCCGTCGGGAATCTGGTTGAAAACAGCGATTACTGA
- the lpdA gene encoding dihydrolipoyl dehydrogenase yields the protein MEYDVIFIGAGPGGYTGAIRAAQLGLKTAIIEKYPTLGGTCLNVGCIPSKALLDSSEHFYNAAHTFAEHGIRLDSLQVDLPQMIKRKQDVVDQTTKGIAFLMKKNKIDTYYGLGSFVDAHTVKIAKNDGGEETIKGKNIVIATGSKPMSFPSMPIDKKRVITSTEALKLEQVPKHLIIIGAGVIGAELGSVYARLGANVSFVEFADSMIPTMDKTMGKELQKAIKKLGADFYFNHKVTKVENKGEEVEVSIDTPDNKQITLTGDYCLVSVGRRPYTDGLNLEAAGLKADARGKVEVDSYLRTSVPHIYALGDVIRGAMLAHKAEEEGTFIAETIVGQKPHIHYRLIPNVVYTWPEVAAVGYTEEELKQEGIPYKTGSFPFKALGRARASMDIDGLAKVLAHKDSDEILGVHIIGPRAADIIAEAVVAMEFRASAEDITRMSHAHPTYTEAFKEACLAATGNRAINM from the coding sequence ATGGAATACGATGTTATTTTTATTGGTGCGGGGCCGGGCGGCTATACGGGTGCCATTCGGGCAGCTCAGCTTGGACTTAAAACAGCCATCATCGAAAAATATCCCACATTGGGTGGCACCTGCCTGAATGTAGGCTGCATTCCGTCGAAAGCCCTGCTCGATTCGTCGGAGCATTTTTATAATGCGGCCCACACCTTCGCCGAACATGGCATCAGGCTCGACAGCCTACAGGTTGATCTGCCCCAGATGATCAAACGCAAGCAGGACGTTGTGGATCAGACAACGAAGGGTATAGCGTTTCTGATGAAGAAAAATAAGATCGACACGTATTACGGGCTTGGCTCATTTGTGGATGCGCATACGGTGAAGATTGCCAAAAACGACGGGGGCGAAGAAACGATCAAGGGTAAAAACATAGTTATCGCCACCGGCTCAAAACCCATGTCATTCCCGTCGATGCCTATCGACAAAAAACGGGTCATCACATCGACCGAAGCCCTGAAATTAGAGCAGGTGCCGAAGCACCTGATTATTATAGGTGCGGGTGTGATTGGTGCTGAGTTAGGTTCGGTTTATGCCCGGCTGGGTGCCAACGTGTCGTTCGTAGAATTTGCCGATTCGATGATCCCAACAATGGATAAAACGATGGGCAAAGAATTGCAGAAAGCCATTAAAAAACTTGGCGCCGATTTCTACTTTAACCACAAAGTGACGAAAGTCGAAAACAAGGGTGAAGAAGTAGAGGTAAGCATCGATACGCCCGATAACAAGCAAATAACGCTCACCGGCGATTATTGCTTAGTATCGGTAGGTCGGCGGCCCTATACCGATGGGCTGAACCTCGAAGCGGCTGGCCTGAAAGCCGACGCGCGGGGTAAGGTTGAGGTCGATAGCTATCTACGAACGAGCGTACCGCACATTTATGCCCTCGGCGACGTGATTCGCGGGGCCATGCTGGCGCACAAGGCCGAAGAAGAAGGCACATTTATTGCCGAAACGATTGTGGGTCAGAAGCCACACATCCATTACCGGCTTATTCCGAATGTAGTGTACACCTGGCCCGAAGTGGCGGCTGTGGGCTATACCGAGGAAGAACTGAAGCAGGAGGGCATTCCCTATAAAACGGGTTCGTTTCCGTTCAAAGCCCTGGGCCGGGCGCGGGCCAGTATGGACATTGACGGATTGGCGAAAGTACTGGCGCACAAAGATTCCGACGAGATTTTGGGTGTTCACATCATTGGCCCACGTGCGGCTGATATAATTGCCGAAGCCGTAGTGGCTATGGAATTCCGGGCTTCAGCAGAAGATATTACCCGAATGTCGCACGCGCACCCGACCTACACCGAAGCGTTCAAAGAAGCCTGTTTGGCCGCAACCGGCAACCGGGCCATCAATATGTAA
- a CDS encoding D-2-hydroxyacid dehydrogenase produces the protein MRLFIHTSLSETNRIALRQHVGDTHTLLFRNELSADEQQPAFQQSDALLGNPSAEWFANAPNLKFWQLDSAGFDKYSNLTLSIPVCNMGDFFAWPCAETIVGGIMALYRRLDELAVLQRQKQWIGVPLRHTMSLLHRQNVVILGAGSIGLAVRTILNGFECRVQLLARTDPAAELHTTDELMAVLPQTDLVINCLPGSADRFITADMLQTMKSGSVFANVGRGNTVDELALIDALQRGHLGGAVLDVTATEPLPQTSPLWAMSNVILTQHTAGGQRNEDEGKMVQFVRNLRKFEQGQILENQISLNRGY, from the coding sequence ATGCGCCTGTTCATTCACACGTCTCTATCTGAAACCAACCGAATTGCCCTGCGTCAGCACGTTGGCGACACGCATACGCTCCTGTTTCGCAACGAACTTTCTGCCGATGAGCAGCAACCGGCGTTTCAGCAATCCGACGCTCTGCTGGGAAATCCGTCCGCCGAATGGTTTGCCAACGCGCCTAACCTGAAGTTCTGGCAATTAGACTCTGCTGGTTTCGATAAATATAGCAACCTTACGTTATCGATTCCGGTCTGTAACATGGGCGATTTTTTCGCCTGGCCCTGCGCCGAAACCATTGTGGGTGGTATTATGGCCCTATATCGTCGGTTGGATGAGCTGGCGGTGCTTCAACGACAGAAACAGTGGATTGGTGTTCCGCTTCGGCATACTATGAGCCTGTTGCATCGGCAAAATGTTGTCATCCTGGGAGCGGGTAGCATTGGTCTGGCCGTGCGCACGATTCTAAACGGCTTCGAGTGCCGCGTTCAGCTATTGGCCCGGACCGACCCTGCGGCTGAATTGCATACCACCGATGAATTAATGGCGGTGTTGCCCCAAACCGATTTGGTCATCAACTGCCTGCCCGGCTCTGCCGACCGCTTTATTACGGCAGATATGTTACAGACCATGAAGTCCGGTAGCGTATTTGCCAACGTCGGGCGCGGCAATACAGTTGATGAATTGGCGTTGATCGACGCGTTGCAGCGCGGACACCTCGGCGGGGCGGTCCTGGACGTAACGGCTACTGAACCCCTGCCCCAGACCAGCCCGCTATGGGCCATGTCCAACGTGATTCTGACTCAGCATACAGCGGGCGGACAACGCAACGAAGACGAGGGGAAGATGGTACAGTTCGTGCGCAACCTGCGAAAATTTGAACAGGGCCAAATCCTGGAAAACCAGATTTCACTGAACCGAGGGTACTGA
- a CDS encoding MarR family winged helix-turn-helix transcriptional regulator, whose translation MISKKDTTGFDFDQFRTIRERSIGRLLWRMKRYLDGFMEPRLHAAGYVNFKMSYLAFLANIDEKGITNNELARRAGVTKQMMSKTVSLLESEGYIYTEKNPADSRSKVIFLNERGKQLFVVLRDTFQEARNKFDDIVGYERVEQLIDTLVVLTAALEKEEP comes from the coding sequence ATGATCTCGAAAAAAGACACAACGGGCTTCGATTTCGACCAATTTCGCACCATTCGCGAACGGTCAATCGGGCGGCTTTTGTGGCGTATGAAACGGTATCTGGATGGTTTTATGGAACCTCGCTTACACGCAGCCGGATACGTGAATTTTAAAATGAGCTATCTGGCGTTTTTAGCGAACATCGACGAGAAAGGCATCACTAATAATGAGCTGGCTCGACGGGCGGGCGTTACAAAGCAGATGATGAGTAAGACCGTGAGTCTGCTGGAAAGCGAAGGGTATATCTATACAGAGAAAAATCCCGCCGATTCCCGGTCAAAAGTTATTTTTCTGAATGAACGCGGTAAACAGCTTTTTGTCGTATTACGAGATACGTTTCAGGAAGCCCGCAATAAATTTGACGACATTGTGGGCTACGAGCGTGTAGAACAGTTAATCGACACGTTAGTTGTATTGACAGCGGCTCTCGAAAAAGAAGAGCCGTAA
- a CDS encoding 2-phosphosulfolactate phosphatase, with protein sequence MKHIDVCLTPDLLHLHTIENTIVVVADVFRATSCMVTAFAYGVNSIVPVATIEECRQWQERGYLAAAERNARKVEGFELDNSPFTYMTEQIRGANIAVTTTNGTLAITKSRSAVKVLVGSFLNLDAIARYLKSERYDVMVLCAGWKGRVNMEDTLFAGALIDRLKDSFALAEDSAIMAHRLYCDGKDNLVSYMANASHIRRLQKLGIQRDITYCLQHDLYEEIPVLRGNALVRL encoded by the coding sequence ATGAAACACATTGACGTTTGTTTAACGCCCGATTTGCTGCACCTGCATACCATCGAGAACACGATTGTGGTGGTAGCCGACGTGTTCCGGGCTACTTCGTGCATGGTAACGGCCTTTGCCTATGGTGTCAATAGCATTGTTCCGGTGGCGACCATCGAGGAGTGCCGCCAATGGCAGGAACGCGGCTATTTGGCCGCTGCCGAGCGCAACGCCCGCAAAGTAGAGGGCTTTGAATTAGACAACTCGCCGTTCACCTACATGACCGAGCAGATTCGCGGAGCCAACATCGCCGTAACAACCACCAACGGTACGCTGGCAATCACCAAATCGCGCTCGGCAGTGAAAGTGCTGGTTGGGTCGTTCCTGAATTTAGATGCCATTGCTCGTTATCTAAAGTCAGAACGATATGACGTTATGGTACTTTGTGCGGGTTGGAAGGGTCGTGTCAATATGGAAGATACGCTCTTTGCCGGGGCACTCATCGACCGACTCAAAGATAGTTTTGCCCTGGCCGAAGACAGTGCGATCATGGCCCATCGGCTCTACTGCGATGGTAAAGACAACTTAGTCAGCTATATGGCAAATGCCTCGCACATCCGGCGTTTGCAAAAACTCGGCATTCAGCGCGACATTACATACTGCCTGCAACATGACCTCTACGAAGAGATTCCTGTTTTGCGCGGTAATGCGCTGGTACGTCTTTAA
- the gcvT gene encoding glycine cleavage system aminomethyltransferase GcvT, whose product MELKQIPLHHIHQQLGAKIVPFAGFEMPVRYTSDLDEHNTVRNGVGIFDVSHMGEFIVKGNDALALIQRVSANDASALFDGKVQYSYLPNGRGGIVDDLLVYRISETEYMLVVNASNIEKDWNWINQHIRDTDQLTLVNVSDDMCLFAVQGPLAAKALESLTPADLEMTYYTFEKADFAGMANVIVSATGYTGAGGFEIYVSNHQAEVVWNAIMEAGAPYGIKPIGLGARDTLRLEMGYNLYGNDITDETSPIEAGLGWVTKFTHDFIDADLLKQQKTQGISRKLVGFEMIDRGIPRGHYPICDADGNTIGEVTSGTQSPSLGKGIGLGYVPTAFSKPGTEIFINVRDRRLKAVVVKLPFIKK is encoded by the coding sequence ATGGAGCTTAAGCAGATTCCCCTTCATCACATTCATCAGCAGTTGGGCGCGAAAATTGTGCCGTTTGCGGGCTTCGAGATGCCCGTTCGCTACACCTCCGACCTTGACGAACACAACACTGTCCGTAATGGCGTTGGCATTTTCGACGTCTCCCACATGGGCGAATTTATCGTGAAAGGCAACGATGCGCTGGCCCTGATTCAGCGCGTGTCGGCCAACGATGCGAGTGCGCTGTTCGATGGAAAAGTGCAATATAGCTACCTGCCCAACGGTCGGGGCGGCATTGTTGACGATTTGCTGGTATACCGCATCAGCGAAACCGAGTATATGCTCGTGGTGAATGCGTCGAACATCGAAAAAGACTGGAACTGGATTAATCAGCACATACGCGATACCGATCAGCTTACACTCGTCAACGTTTCCGACGATATGTGTCTGTTTGCCGTGCAGGGGCCATTAGCTGCCAAAGCCCTCGAATCGCTGACGCCCGCCGACCTCGAAATGACGTATTATACGTTCGAGAAGGCTGACTTCGCCGGTATGGCAAACGTGATTGTATCGGCAACGGGCTATACTGGCGCGGGTGGCTTTGAAATCTACGTCTCCAACCATCAGGCCGAAGTTGTCTGGAACGCCATCATGGAAGCGGGCGCGCCCTACGGCATCAAACCTATCGGCCTGGGTGCCCGCGATACGCTCCGGCTCGAAATGGGCTACAACCTCTACGGCAATGACATCACCGACGAAACGTCGCCCATTGAAGCCGGATTAGGCTGGGTCACGAAATTCACGCACGATTTCATAGACGCCGATTTATTAAAACAACAGAAAACCCAGGGCATTTCCCGCAAACTTGTGGGTTTTGAGATGATTGACCGGGGCATCCCACGCGGCCACTACCCCATCTGCGACGCCGACGGAAACACCATCGGCGAAGTTACATCGGGTACGCAATCGCCATCGCTCGGCAAAGGCATCGGCCTCGGTTACGTGCCAACCGCTTTCAGTAAGCCCGGCACCGAAATTTTCATTAATGTACGCGACCGGCGGCTGAAGGCGGTGGTGGTTAAATTGCCCTTTATCAAGAAATGA